One Tolypothrix bouteillei VB521301 DNA window includes the following coding sequences:
- a CDS encoding TetR/AcrR family transcriptional regulator has product MSDLQPTSPSMRRQPKQKRSQQRVERILDAAAEVFDEVGFEAATTHAIATRADTAIGSLYQFFPDKMTIFHALELRHRERVYAAWAKFNKPEIIQQPFEGFVSAMAAVYKELLQDQTCRIVFMQYFTSPAIFQNIDESFTQEAIDFMAKLLQQRNRALIPEQCQLLAEVCVHACNTLALVALRSPESHRQKLFEQIQVLLFAYLRPHIGDEIGNEVSPPQVMKVMKSIKCPHCDSSAVSKNGHRHGKQRYICKECGKQFPESYSR; this is encoded by the coding sequence ATGAGTGACTTGCAACCAACTTCCCCTTCTATGCGCCGTCAACCAAAGCAAAAGCGAAGTCAGCAACGTGTTGAACGCATCCTAGATGCAGCAGCTGAAGTCTTTGATGAGGTTGGTTTTGAGGCAGCAACAACTCATGCGATCGCAACACGCGCTGATACAGCGATCGGTTCTCTATACCAATTTTTTCCAGATAAGATGACCATTTTCCATGCTTTGGAATTGCGTCACAGGGAAAGAGTCTATGCTGCATGGGCTAAATTCAACAAGCCAGAAATTATTCAACAGCCTTTTGAAGGATTTGTCTCAGCAATGGCTGCAGTCTATAAAGAACTTCTTCAAGACCAAACTTGCCGAATTGTTTTCATGCAATACTTTACGTCTCCAGCAATTTTTCAAAATATTGACGAAAGTTTTACCCAAGAAGCGATTGACTTCATGGCAAAACTACTACAGCAGCGCAATCGGGCGTTAATTCCAGAACAATGCCAGCTACTAGCTGAAGTGTGCGTTCATGCTTGTAACACATTGGCACTTGTAGCACTACGCAGTCCTGAATCCCACCGACAGAAGCTTTTCGAGCAAATCCAAGTATTGTTATTTGCCTACCTGCGCCCCCACATAGGGGATGAAATAGGGAATGAAGTTTCTCCACCCCAGGTAATGAAAGTAATGAAATCAATCAAATGTCCCCATTGCGATTCCAGTGCAGTGTCTAAAAACGGTCACCGTCATGGCAAGCAGCG
- a CDS encoding Rieske (2Fe-2S) protein translates to MNPILPGAPWLIAHKSMLAANKPLKITLNGHDYVLWQNQKGEVFALDNVCPHMQAPLSDGWICKDRNTIACPFHALEFDGEGRLYREGKTNGHAIAKPLELIVVDDCIWTYGGLKPKIPVPNLISKLKTGLNFLGVAGIKSIKGSFLDNLLINYDYNHQNGTHRELFKIKANHIVSFERDGYWARVIQELYRDDNTLSEILSNPALTIAPKMYKGTLEYAFPSLTTFQTQTPAVELLQTHVLYPETENSTKTFVLVYTKMKFPVLNLLLKNSVLKAVATVVEQDTTAIENLYPRDKAKIRLPHEEIMFYAESLYRDWEMASVTNV, encoded by the coding sequence ATGAACCCTATCTTACCTGGTGCTCCTTGGTTAATTGCTCACAAATCCATGTTGGCTGCAAACAAACCTTTAAAAATTACGCTAAACGGTCATGATTATGTTTTGTGGCAAAATCAGAAAGGCGAAGTTTTTGCTCTTGATAATGTCTGTCCTCACATGCAAGCTCCTTTGTCGGATGGATGGATCTGCAAAGATAGAAACACAATTGCCTGTCCCTTTCATGCACTAGAATTTGATGGGGAAGGCAGATTGTATCGAGAAGGAAAAACAAACGGTCACGCGATTGCAAAACCTTTAGAACTGATTGTTGTCGATGATTGTATCTGGACATATGGTGGGTTAAAACCAAAAATTCCAGTCCCTAATTTAATTTCAAAATTGAAAACGGGGCTGAATTTTTTAGGAGTTGCTGGAATTAAAAGTATCAAAGGCAGTTTTTTAGACAACCTTTTAATTAATTATGACTACAATCACCAAAATGGCACCCATCGCGAGTTATTTAAAATCAAAGCCAATCATATTGTTAGCTTTGAACGCGATGGGTATTGGGCTAGGGTTATTCAAGAACTTTATAGAGATGACAATACACTGAGTGAAATTTTAAGCAATCCTGCGTTAACAATCGCGCCTAAAATGTATAAAGGTACTTTAGAATACGCTTTCCCCTCTCTTACAACCTTTCAAACCCAAACTCCTGCTGTTGAACTGTTACAAACTCATGTCCTCTATCCTGAAACGGAAAATAGTACTAAAACTTTTGTTCTTGTCTACACGAAAATGAAGTTCCCTGTTTTGAATTTATTATTAAAAAATTCAGTTCTTAAAGCTGTCGCAACTGTAGTTGAGCAAGATACAACAGCTATTGAGAACTTGTACCCTAGAGACAAAGCTAAAATCAGACTACCACATGAAGAGATTATGTTCTACGCCGAAAGCCTCTACCGGGATTGGGAAATGGCATCTGTTACAAATGTTTGA
- a CDS encoding PAS domain-containing protein gives MDINKIEIETFAQRAEGMYRRLETLYSDSSGTVNLSPDRLPQTFMELGHASEIVKLATEELYQQNEEIAQLRNLAEIERQRYRELFELAPDAYLVTDNFGIIQEANRLAAHMFNLSQHYLVGKPIANYVPLDERHRFRSFLKQLEECGDKAMELVLCFLKRNGDLFDAAITVAVTRNKQGQLIEARWLIRDISEQQAVLRDRHPKLAELASINHDSNLEENRLLHKYCKGETIPLNPSAIWYVSQGVVKLSTLCETGEEVLIGLAGEGMVFGSSLTSLHIYQATALSDTELSPISLAEISTSETLSQTLLPKINRRLRQTEAFLAVVGRRRVEDRLDSLLQLLKQEIGQKVPQGICFSVRLTHEDLASACCTTRVTITRLMGKLQKQGKIGFDSKNHIILKHL, from the coding sequence ATGGATATAAACAAGATAGAAATAGAAACGTTTGCTCAACGCGCAGAGGGAATGTATAGACGCTTAGAAACTCTGTACAGCGATTCTAGCGGTACTGTGAATTTGTCACCGGACAGGTTGCCTCAAACTTTTATGGAACTCGGTCATGCATCCGAAATCGTTAAATTAGCGACTGAGGAACTGTACCAGCAAAATGAGGAAATTGCACAGTTACGGAACTTAGCAGAAATAGAACGCCAACGGTATCGGGAATTATTTGAGTTGGCTCCCGATGCTTATTTAGTGACAGATAATTTTGGCATCATTCAGGAAGCCAACCGTTTGGCTGCTCATATGTTTAATTTGTCACAACATTATTTAGTAGGAAAACCAATTGCCAATTATGTTCCTTTAGACGAGCGTCATCGCTTTCGTAGCTTTCTCAAGCAGCTTGAGGAATGTGGAGATAAAGCAATGGAGTTAGTCCTGTGCTTTTTAAAACGCAATGGGGATTTGTTTGATGCTGCTATAACAGTAGCGGTTACCCGCAATAAACAGGGTCAACTCATAGAAGCTCGCTGGCTGATACGTGACATTAGCGAACAGCAAGCTGTGCTAAGAGATCGCCATCCCAAGCTAGCAGAATTAGCATCCATCAACCATGACTCTAACCTGGAGGAAAATCGTCTTTTGCATAAATATTGCAAAGGAGAAACAATTCCTCTCAATCCAAGTGCAATTTGGTATGTGTCTCAGGGTGTAGTCAAGTTGAGTACACTTTGTGAAACGGGAGAGGAAGTGTTAATTGGGTTAGCCGGAGAAGGCATGGTTTTTGGTTCGAGTCTAACCTCGCTACACATTTATCAAGCAACAGCTTTGTCAGATACAGAGTTGTCACCAATTTCTTTAGCAGAAATTTCAACTTCCGAAACTCTCAGTCAAACATTATTACCAAAAATTAATCGCAGGTTAAGGCAAACAGAAGCTTTTTTAGCTGTTGTTGGTAGGCGAAGGGTTGAAGACCGTCTTGACTCTCTATTGCAGCTTCTCAAACAAGAAATCGGGCAAAAAGTTCCTCAAGGGATTTGCTTTAGCGTTCGCCTGACTCATGAAGATCTTGCTAGTGCTTGCTGTACTACCAGAGTCACAATTACACGGTTGATGGGAAAATTACAAAAACAAGGAAAAATTGGTTTTGACTCAAAAAACCACATTATTCTCAAACATTTGTAA
- a CDS encoding CYTH domain-containing protein has protein sequence MAREIERKFLVKGNSWRNQGTGSAYRQGYIATQKGATVRVRIVGERGYLTIKGPTVNYSRAEFEYSIPFEDAQEMLDTLCQRPLIEKIRYKVEWGGLIWEIDEFEGVNKGLILAEVELSDEKQQIELPVWIGEEVSDNPKYFNSNLVKDPFLQW, from the coding sequence ATGGCACGAGAAATAGAACGTAAATTTTTAGTCAAAGGAAATAGTTGGCGCAACCAGGGAACGGGAAGCGCTTACCGCCAGGGATATATAGCCACGCAAAAAGGAGCCACTGTACGCGTTCGCATAGTAGGCGAGCGGGGTTATTTAACGATTAAAGGACCTACTGTTAACTACTCAAGAGCAGAGTTTGAGTATTCTATTCCCTTTGAAGATGCTCAAGAAATGCTGGATACCTTGTGCCAGAGACCTTTGATAGAAAAAATTAGGTATAAAGTGGAATGGGGGGGTTTGATTTGGGAAATTGACGAGTTTGAGGGTGTTAATAAAGGGCTGATTTTAGCAGAAGTTGAACTGAGTGATGAAAAACAACAGATTGAATTACCAGTCTGGATTGGTGAGGAAGTTTCAGATAATCCTAAATATTTTAATAGCAATTTAGTAAAAGATCCCTTTTTACAATGGTGA